A window of the Phycicoccus sp. M110.8 genome harbors these coding sequences:
- a CDS encoding immune inhibitor A domain-containing protein, translating into MKRRHLSVISGAAIAAVALSVATAPAQATPAPTQNEPKAANRAHDLPNPLGDAQRALRKEAVEKLVKGEATTETRGGQRVIKLKGNAKAAKGSKAAQDRYVSYPVEREEDIFTILTDFGDKVDPRTGGTAGPVHNNIPQPDRNWDGNSTDDNSTAWTSNYDRQHYLDMMFGDGESFKDFYAKQSNGRFAAKGDVSDWVTVPYNESRYGHNPVKGDGTSESDGYWNYIKDTASAWYDAQKAQGKTDAQIAEYLKQFDKVDRYDYDGDGNFNEPDGYIDHFQAIHAGEGEEAGGGAQGEDAIWSHRWYAYSTDQGKTGPDFNKLGGVPLGNSGMWIGDYTTEPENGGLGVFTHEFGHDLGLPDLYDTQGGDNGTGFWTLMSGGSWLNHGTDSIGTTPGYMGPWEKLQLGWLDYKVVPYGQDATVKLGPADKPASRSEYQALITTLPDKTVTTDYNTPHGGSMEWWGGADDSLNNTLTRTVDLTGKQSGSVSAWLQYNIEYGYDYLYAEVSTDGSNWTQLGSPISGPVDNEAMTPWAQQTWDLTPYAGKSVQFRFRYATDGGLHYEGPFVDDITVNADGAQVFSDDAESGDNGWTAKGFTRMGGSTSVQASHYYIAENRTYTGYDKTLQTGPYNFGWANTKPDWVERFPYQNGMLVWYIDGQYTDNNTSGHPGGGEVLPLDARPTPVKFYDGKLLGNRRQPFDATFGLEKTDAVTFHKNGVPTEVPSQPAMPTFDDSNPNAYWSAANPWNSTKVAGSGTVMKVNKSEDGGNELQVQVSFK; encoded by the coding sequence GTGAAAAGACGTCATCTGAGCGTCATCTCGGGCGCGGCCATCGCAGCCGTCGCCCTGAGTGTCGCGACGGCGCCGGCGCAGGCGACCCCTGCGCCGACCCAGAACGAGCCGAAGGCCGCCAACCGGGCGCACGACCTGCCCAACCCGCTGGGCGACGCCCAGCGCGCGCTGCGCAAGGAGGCGGTGGAGAAGCTCGTCAAGGGCGAGGCCACCACCGAGACCCGCGGCGGTCAGCGTGTCATCAAGCTGAAGGGGAACGCCAAGGCCGCCAAGGGCAGCAAGGCCGCCCAGGACCGCTACGTGTCCTACCCCGTGGAGCGTGAGGAGGACATCTTCACGATCCTCACCGACTTCGGCGACAAGGTCGACCCGCGCACCGGCGGCACTGCAGGCCCGGTGCACAACAACATCCCGCAGCCCGACCGCAACTGGGACGGCAACAGCACCGACGACAACTCGACGGCGTGGACGAGCAACTACGACCGCCAGCACTACCTGGACATGATGTTCGGCGATGGCGAGTCCTTCAAGGACTTCTACGCCAAGCAGTCCAACGGCCGGTTCGCCGCCAAGGGCGACGTCTCCGACTGGGTGACGGTGCCCTACAACGAGTCCCGGTACGGTCACAACCCGGTCAAGGGTGACGGCACCAGCGAGTCGGACGGCTACTGGAACTACATCAAGGACACCGCCTCCGCCTGGTACGACGCCCAGAAGGCCCAGGGCAAGACCGACGCCCAGATCGCCGAGTACCTCAAGCAGTTCGACAAGGTCGACCGCTACGACTACGACGGTGACGGCAACTTCAACGAGCCCGACGGCTACATCGACCACTTCCAGGCGATCCACGCCGGGGAGGGCGAGGAGGCCGGTGGCGGCGCCCAGGGCGAGGACGCCATCTGGTCGCACCGCTGGTACGCCTACTCCACCGACCAGGGCAAGACCGGCCCCGACTTCAACAAGCTCGGCGGCGTGCCGCTCGGCAACTCCGGCATGTGGATCGGTGACTACACCACCGAGCCCGAGAACGGTGGCCTCGGCGTCTTCACGCACGAGTTCGGCCACGACCTCGGCCTCCCGGACCTGTACGACACCCAGGGCGGCGACAACGGCACCGGCTTCTGGACGCTGATGTCCGGTGGCTCGTGGCTGAACCACGGCACCGACTCGATCGGCACCACGCCCGGCTACATGGGCCCGTGGGAGAAGCTGCAGCTCGGCTGGCTCGACTACAAGGTCGTCCCGTACGGCCAGGACGCGACCGTCAAGCTCGGCCCGGCTGACAAGCCGGCGAGCCGGTCCGAGTACCAGGCGCTCATCACGACGCTCCCGGACAAGACGGTGACCACCGACTACAACACGCCGCACGGCGGTTCGATGGAGTGGTGGGGCGGTGCGGACGACAGCCTCAACAACACGCTGACCCGCACGGTCGACCTGACCGGTAAGCAGTCCGGCTCGGTGTCGGCGTGGCTGCAGTACAACATCGAGTACGGATACGACTACCTCTACGCCGAGGTCAGCACCGACGGCAGCAACTGGACCCAGCTCGGCTCGCCGATCAGCGGTCCGGTCGACAACGAGGCCATGACGCCCTGGGCGCAGCAGACCTGGGACCTCACGCCGTACGCCGGCAAGAGCGTCCAGTTCCGCTTCCGCTACGCCACCGACGGCGGCCTGCACTACGAGGGCCCGTTCGTCGACGACATCACGGTGAACGCCGACGGCGCGCAGGTCTTCAGCGACGACGCGGAGTCCGGTGACAACGGCTGGACGGCCAAGGGCTTCACCCGCATGGGCGGCTCGACCTCCGTGCAGGCCAGCCACTACTACATCGCCGAGAACCGCACGTACACCGGCTACGACAAGACCCTGCAGACCGGCCCGTACAACTTCGGCTGGGCGAACACCAAGCCCGACTGGGTGGAGCGGTTCCCGTACCAGAACGGCATGCTCGTCTGGTACATCGACGGCCAGTACACCGACAACAACACCAGTGGCCACCCCGGTGGCGGCGAGGTGCTCCCGCTGGACGCACGTCCGACGCCGGTGAAGTTCTACGACGGCAAGCTGCTGGGCAACCGGCGCCAGCCGTTCGACGCCACCTTCGGCCTCGAGAAGACCGACGCGGTCACGTTCCACAAGAACGGCGTGCCCACCGAGGTTCCCTCGCAGCCGGCGATGCCGACCTTCGACGACAGCAACCCCAACGCCTACTGGAGCGCGGCGAACCCGTGGAACTCCACGAAGGTTGCGGGCTCCGGCACCGTCATGAAGGTGAACAAGTCCGAGGACGGCGGCAACGAGCTGCAGGTGCAGGTCAGCTTCAAGTGA
- a CDS encoding M36 family metallopeptidase: MPVRRHHLSALAAVAVTGLATTLAVAAPASATKSTPGTSTGTASVFMVNPVQSSGDESLTDQNDSDAAVPASAYATVQLRNLDGSGYLRGKWVTVESSTGTPAFSSTNTFVYTRHQDQFEQVMGYFWVNQAQEYLQSLGFGSTLPGIVKQPFDVKIDQYGGDNSYQTDKPYRIRLGKGGVDDAEDAEVIVHEYGHAVHASQVPGYGTSLDAGSIGEAFGDYFGVSVGLAAAKQYGWPVKAEEACPMDWDSTSYTAAPHCIRRFDRNLTVATRKGEVHYDGQIWSQALWEIRKGYEAMGRSTTAWDTTMIDAQFDFAPDTSFSAAAKAVYDKALARDGAKAAALVKDRFAARGITF; this comes from the coding sequence GTGCCCGTGCGTCGTCACCACCTCTCAGCCCTGGCGGCAGTTGCCGTCACCGGCCTCGCCACGACCCTCGCCGTCGCCGCCCCGGCGTCGGCGACCAAGTCCACCCCCGGGACCTCGACCGGGACGGCCTCGGTCTTCATGGTCAACCCGGTGCAGTCCTCCGGCGACGAGTCCCTCACCGACCAGAACGACTCGGACGCCGCGGTCCCGGCCAGCGCCTACGCCACCGTCCAGCTGCGCAACCTCGACGGGTCCGGATACCTGCGCGGCAAGTGGGTGACGGTCGAGTCCTCTACGGGCACACCGGCATTCAGCTCGACCAACACGTTCGTGTACACGCGCCACCAGGACCAGTTCGAGCAGGTCATGGGCTACTTCTGGGTCAACCAGGCGCAGGAGTACCTGCAGTCGCTCGGCTTCGGGTCGACCCTCCCGGGCATCGTCAAGCAGCCGTTCGACGTGAAGATCGACCAGTACGGCGGCGACAACAGCTACCAGACCGACAAGCCGTACCGGATCCGGCTCGGCAAGGGCGGGGTCGACGACGCCGAGGACGCGGAGGTGATCGTGCACGAGTACGGCCACGCGGTGCACGCCTCGCAGGTCCCCGGCTACGGCACGTCCCTCGACGCCGGCTCCATCGGTGAGGCGTTCGGCGACTACTTCGGCGTCTCGGTGGGCCTTGCCGCGGCGAAGCAGTACGGCTGGCCGGTCAAGGCGGAGGAGGCCTGCCCGATGGACTGGGACTCCACGTCGTACACCGCGGCACCGCACTGCATCCGCCGCTTCGACCGCAACCTGACCGTGGCGACCCGCAAGGGCGAGGTCCACTACGACGGCCAGATCTGGAGCCAGGCCCTGTGGGAGATCCGCAAGGGCTACGAGGCGATGGGCCGCTCCACGACCGCGTGGGACACGACGATGATCGACGCCCAGTTCGACTTCGCGCCCGACACGTCGTTCTCCGCTGCGGCCAAGGCGGTCTACGACAAGGCGCTGGCGCGTGACGGTGCCAAGGCCGCCGCGCTCGTCAAGGACCGGTTCGCCGCTCGCGGCATCACCTTCTGA
- the panB gene encoding 3-methyl-2-oxobutanoate hydroxymethyltransferase: MTEQPSPSSPAHETTAPYGTGVQAAPQRRVRIPHLQAWKEEGRKWAMLTAYDMYSAEIFDEAGIPVLLVGDSAGNNVYGFETTVPVTVDHLVPLVRAVTSAARHAMVVADLPFGSYQASPQQALATATRFMKEGLAHAVKLEGGAAMVPEVELLVRAGIPVMGHIGFTPQSEHVLGGYKVQGRGDAADRLVDDAVALERAGCFAVVMEMVPAPLAARVTEVLGIPTIGIGAGPDCDAQVLVWQDMAGLRGGKAPRFVKKYADLRGDLGRAAQAYAADVASGAFPAAEHSFPE; encoded by the coding sequence ATGACCGAGCAGCCCAGCCCGTCCTCCCCCGCCCACGAGACGACCGCGCCGTACGGCACGGGGGTGCAGGCGGCGCCGCAGCGCCGCGTCCGCATCCCGCACCTGCAGGCGTGGAAGGAGGAGGGGCGCAAGTGGGCCATGCTCACGGCATACGACATGTACTCGGCCGAGATCTTCGACGAGGCGGGCATCCCCGTGCTGCTCGTGGGTGACTCGGCCGGCAACAACGTCTACGGCTTCGAGACCACGGTGCCCGTGACGGTCGACCACCTCGTCCCCCTCGTCCGCGCGGTCACGTCCGCGGCGCGTCACGCGATGGTCGTGGCGGACCTGCCGTTCGGCTCCTACCAGGCGAGCCCGCAGCAGGCCCTGGCCACCGCGACCCGCTTCATGAAGGAGGGCCTGGCGCACGCGGTCAAGCTCGAGGGCGGCGCGGCGATGGTGCCCGAGGTCGAGCTCCTCGTCCGCGCGGGCATCCCCGTGATGGGCCACATCGGCTTCACCCCGCAGAGCGAGCACGTGCTCGGTGGCTACAAGGTGCAGGGCCGTGGCGACGCCGCCGACCGGCTGGTCGACGACGCCGTGGCCCTCGAGCGCGCCGGCTGCTTCGCGGTCGTGATGGAGATGGTCCCCGCACCGCTGGCTGCGCGGGTCACGGAGGTCCTCGGCATCCCCACCATCGGCATCGGCGCCGGCCCGGACTGCGACGCCCAGGTGCTGGTGTGGCAGGACATGGCCGGCCTGCGGGGAGGCAAGGCGCCGCGCTTCGTGAAGAAGTACGCCGACCTGCGTGGCGACCTCGGCCGGGCCGCGCAGGCGTATGCCGCGGACGTCGCCTCGGGCGCGTTCCCGGCGGCGGAGCACTCCTTCCCCGAGTGA
- the glnA gene encoding type I glutamate--ammonia ligase, whose amino-acid sequence MDRQQEFVLRTIEERDIRFVRLWFTDVLGTLKSVAVAPAELEGAFSEGIGFDGSAIEGFARVYEADMLAKPDPSTFQVLPWRGDNPGTARMFCDITLPDGAPSFADPRHVLQRALGKAADLGFTFYTHPEIEFYLLKQGFAPGEVPEPVDQAGYFDHVPHGTGHDFRRAAITMLESMGISVEFSHHEGGPGQNEIDLRYADALSTADNIMTFRTVIKEVALEQGIFASFMPKPFAQHPGSGMHTHMSLFDGDSNAFHEPGAPYQLSKVGRQFIAGLLRHGAEITAVTNQWVNSYKRLWGGGEAPAHLTWGHNNRSAMVRVPMYKPTKGQSSRVEVRTLDAACNPYLAFALMLAAGLKGIEEDYPLPPETEDDVWGLTSGERQAMGIEALPTSLYEAIRVMERSDLVAETLGEHVFDFFLRNKRSEWDDYRGEITRFELERYLPGL is encoded by the coding sequence ATGGATCGTCAGCAGGAGTTCGTCCTCCGCACCATCGAGGAGCGCGACATCCGCTTCGTGCGGCTGTGGTTCACCGACGTGCTCGGCACGCTGAAGTCGGTGGCGGTGGCGCCGGCCGAGCTCGAGGGGGCGTTCTCCGAGGGGATCGGCTTCGACGGGTCCGCGATCGAGGGCTTCGCCCGGGTGTACGAGGCCGACATGCTGGCCAAGCCCGACCCCTCCACGTTCCAGGTGCTGCCGTGGCGCGGTGACAACCCCGGCACCGCCCGCATGTTCTGCGACATCACCCTGCCCGACGGGGCGCCGAGCTTCGCCGACCCGCGCCACGTGCTGCAGCGGGCGCTGGGCAAGGCCGCCGACCTCGGCTTCACCTTCTACACGCACCCGGAGATCGAGTTCTACCTGCTCAAGCAGGGCTTCGCGCCGGGGGAGGTGCCCGAGCCGGTCGACCAGGCCGGGTACTTCGACCACGTGCCGCACGGCACCGGCCACGACTTCCGCCGGGCGGCCATCACCATGCTCGAGTCCATGGGCATCTCGGTGGAGTTCAGCCACCACGAGGGCGGCCCGGGGCAGAACGAGATCGACCTGCGCTACGCCGACGCCCTGTCGACGGCCGACAACATCATGACCTTCCGCACGGTCATCAAGGAGGTCGCGCTCGAGCAGGGCATCTTCGCCTCCTTCATGCCCAAGCCGTTCGCCCAGCACCCGGGGTCGGGCATGCACACCCACATGTCGCTGTTCGACGGCGACAGCAACGCCTTCCACGAGCCGGGCGCGCCGTACCAGCTGTCCAAGGTGGGCCGGCAGTTCATCGCCGGGCTGCTGCGCCACGGCGCGGAGATCACCGCCGTGACCAACCAGTGGGTCAACTCCTACAAGCGGCTCTGGGGCGGCGGGGAGGCCCCGGCCCACCTCACGTGGGGGCACAACAACCGCTCCGCGATGGTGCGGGTGCCGATGTACAAGCCGACCAAGGGGCAGAGCAGCCGGGTCGAGGTGCGCACCCTCGACGCCGCCTGCAACCCCTACCTCGCGTTCGCGCTCATGCTCGCCGCCGGCCTCAAGGGCATCGAGGAGGACTACCCGCTGCCGCCCGAGACCGAGGACGACGTGTGGGGCTTGACCTCCGGGGAGCGCCAGGCGATGGGCATCGAGGCGCTGCCCACCTCCCTCTACGAGGCCATCCGCGTCATGGAGCGCAGCGACCTCGTCGCCGAGACGCTGGGCGAGCACGTCTTCGACTTCTTCCTGCGCAACAAGCGGTCGGAGTGGGACGACTACCGCGGCGAGATCACGCGGTTCGAGCTCGAGCGCTACCTGCCGGGCCTCTGA
- a CDS encoding immune inhibitor A domain-containing protein has protein sequence MTQAVRARRRRVYSLLAASSLVVGAFLTTGPASAVPPTDTAAGKAKGGSDNRPHPLPIAQKKAAQKEAALQRRLEGDKAMQGKVAKIGKGQYVKLDNEGTDKIFVVLAEFGDQQYPDPRFQGPPPDGSATDVTGPRRNEIPAPDRSVDNSTLWQPDYDRAHYQDMYFNRMRKYYEAQSSGRYSVDGAVTEWVRVPFNEALYGRDYCGDIVCNTSKALIRDALAVWTKNQLDSGMTMAQVQAYLRTFDQQDRYDVDGDGNFAEPDGFIDHFQIVHAGGDQAAGDPNQGSDAIWSHRSYANLQGGGPGGLPGVNIGSNTGLVSSAQVPNNPTGVWVGDYTVQPENGGLGVFAHEFGHDLGLPDLYDTSGNTGGAENNTAFWTLMSSGANIGDGGPDGIGDAPTDMGVWEKFQLGWLSPQGDDGPLYEVARAGQKSTHKLGPNTPATKSPQAVFVVLPEKNVPLQLGAPAEGSTFFWSTAGNDLNTYMTAPVAGTAVTAKVRYQIEQDWDYAFLEASTDGTTWTKVPTNRSDTGPHTGHNQSGFNDSGTGITGSTAGSWVDLTATLPAGTTKMRFHYETDAAAVEPGFQVDAVAVGGTPVADSAWTLDGFVSTSGSEDRFYFNAYVLENRQYDGYDASLRTAYNFGFLNTRPDWVESYPYQDGLLVSYWDDSFSDNNVGDHPGGGLVLPVDAHPQFSHWPDGTLMRNRILSYDSTFGVEPTDPITLHNNGVAGSIASKPAVSVFDDTKSWWSNCDEHACTGAHAGRYEPGWYGVDVPKTGTTVTVNGKANGGHLNITVAPK, from the coding sequence GTGACACAAGCAGTCCGCGCACGACGGCGGCGGGTCTACAGCCTGCTCGCCGCAAGCTCGCTGGTGGTGGGGGCATTCCTCACCACCGGCCCGGCCAGCGCCGTCCCACCGACGGACACGGCCGCGGGGAAGGCCAAGGGCGGGTCGGACAACCGGCCCCACCCCCTGCCCATCGCGCAGAAGAAGGCGGCCCAGAAGGAAGCCGCCCTCCAGCGACGCCTCGAGGGCGACAAGGCCATGCAGGGCAAGGTCGCCAAGATCGGCAAGGGTCAGTACGTCAAGCTCGACAACGAGGGCACCGACAAGATCTTCGTCGTGCTCGCGGAGTTCGGGGACCAGCAGTACCCCGACCCGCGGTTCCAGGGACCACCGCCGGACGGCAGCGCCACCGACGTCACCGGCCCGCGCCGCAACGAGATCCCGGCCCCCGACCGCTCCGTCGACAACTCGACGCTGTGGCAGCCGGACTACGACCGGGCGCACTACCAGGACATGTACTTCAACCGGATGCGGAAGTACTACGAGGCCCAGTCCTCGGGCCGGTACTCCGTGGACGGCGCGGTCACCGAGTGGGTGAGGGTCCCGTTCAACGAGGCCCTCTACGGGCGGGACTACTGCGGCGACATCGTCTGCAACACGAGCAAGGCGCTGATCCGCGACGCGCTCGCCGTGTGGACGAAGAACCAGCTCGACAGCGGCATGACGATGGCGCAGGTGCAGGCGTACCTGCGCACCTTCGACCAGCAGGACCGCTACGACGTGGACGGTGACGGGAACTTCGCCGAGCCGGACGGCTTCATCGACCACTTCCAGATCGTCCACGCCGGCGGCGACCAGGCCGCCGGTGACCCGAACCAGGGCTCGGACGCCATCTGGAGCCACCGCTCGTACGCCAACCTCCAGGGTGGCGGCCCCGGCGGCCTGCCGGGCGTGAACATCGGCTCGAACACCGGCCTCGTCTCCAGCGCGCAGGTGCCGAACAACCCGACCGGCGTGTGGGTCGGTGACTACACGGTGCAGCCGGAGAACGGCGGGCTCGGCGTCTTCGCCCACGAGTTCGGCCACGACCTCGGCCTGCCGGACCTCTACGACACCTCCGGCAACACCGGCGGTGCGGAGAACAACACGGCGTTCTGGACCCTGATGTCGTCCGGCGCGAACATCGGCGACGGCGGCCCCGACGGCATCGGTGACGCACCGACCGACATGGGTGTCTGGGAGAAGTTCCAGCTCGGGTGGCTCTCCCCGCAGGGCGACGACGGACCCTTGTACGAGGTGGCCAGGGCCGGCCAGAAGTCGACGCACAAGCTCGGCCCGAACACGCCGGCCACGAAGTCGCCGCAGGCGGTGTTCGTCGTCCTGCCGGAGAAGAACGTCCCGCTCCAGCTCGGTGCTCCGGCCGAGGGCTCGACCTTCTTCTGGTCGACGGCCGGCAACGACCTGAACACCTACATGACCGCGCCCGTCGCCGGTACCGCGGTGACGGCCAAGGTCCGGTACCAGATCGAGCAGGACTGGGACTACGCGTTCCTCGAGGCCTCGACGGACGGCACCACGTGGACCAAGGTCCCGACGAACCGCTCCGACACCGGCCCCCACACCGGGCACAACCAGAGCGGCTTCAACGACTCGGGCACCGGCATCACGGGTTCGACGGCGGGGAGCTGGGTCGACCTGACCGCCACCCTGCCGGCAGGCACCACCAAGATGCGGTTCCACTACGAGACGGACGCGGCCGCGGTCGAGCCCGGCTTCCAGGTGGACGCCGTGGCCGTGGGCGGCACACCCGTCGCCGACTCCGCGTGGACGCTGGACGGCTTCGTCTCGACCAGCGGGTCCGAGGACCGGTTCTACTTCAACGCCTACGTGCTGGAGAACCGGCAGTACGACGGGTACGACGCCTCGCTGAGGACGGCGTACAACTTCGGGTTCCTCAACACCCGTCCCGACTGGGTCGAGTCCTACCCGTACCAGGACGGCCTGCTCGTGTCGTACTGGGACGACTCGTTCAGCGACAACAACGTCGGTGACCACCCGGGCGGCGGGCTCGTCCTGCCGGTCGACGCGCACCCGCAGTTCAGCCACTGGCCCGACGGCACGTTGATGCGCAACCGGATCCTGTCCTACGACTCGACCTTCGGCGTCGAGCCCACGGACCCGATCACGCTGCACAACAACGGCGTGGCCGGGAGCATCGCCTCCAAGCCGGCGGTCAGCGTCTTCGACGACACGAAGTCGTGGTGGAGCAACTGCGACGAGCACGCCTGCACGGGTGCCCACGCGGGCCGCTACGAGCCGGGCTGGTACGGCGTGGACGTCCCGAAGACGGGGACCACGGTGACCGTCAACGGCAAGGCCAACGGCGGCCACCTCAACATCACGGTGGCTCCCAAGTAG
- a CDS encoding NAD(P)/FAD-dependent oxidoreductase: MDYDDVVIGAGHNGLTAAAYLARAGRRVLVLEAADHVGGAAVSAQAFPGVDARLSRYSYLVSLLPRQVVGDLDLDLRLIRRRFSSFTPVPADPARGLLVDNADEAATAAGFAALTGGQREHAAWQDFYGRVQAMAEKVFPTVLEPLRTEEDLAALVGDDELWEAIVRRPLGEVLEERFADDTVRGVVATDALIGTFADLRGADLRQNVCFLYHLIGGGTGDWDVPVGGMGAVTDGLARAATAAGADIRTGARVLAVDPDGTVEWDGGSARASTVHAACAPAVLNDLLAAAGADPVETEAQPEGAQLKVNMLLSRLPRLRDEAVDPRAAFAGTFHVNEGYAQLQEAYAAAEAGRVPQVPPCEIYCHSLSDRSILGPGLAATDAQTLTLFGLHLPARLFRGTREEHDQVKDLALARTLESLNSVLAEPVQDVLLRDDDGAYCLEARTPVELEADLGLPGGNIFHRSLQWPWAERPEEVGTWGVETRHERVRLAGAGARRGGGVSGIPGHNAARSVLEA; the protein is encoded by the coding sequence GTGGACTACGACGACGTCGTCATCGGTGCCGGGCACAACGGGCTCACGGCCGCGGCATACCTCGCGCGGGCCGGCCGGCGGGTCCTCGTCCTCGAGGCGGCCGACCACGTCGGCGGTGCGGCCGTCTCCGCGCAGGCGTTCCCCGGCGTCGACGCCCGGCTGTCGCGGTACTCCTACCTCGTCTCGCTGCTGCCCCGGCAGGTCGTCGGCGACCTCGACCTGGACCTGCGGCTCATCCGGCGCCGCTTCTCCTCCTTCACGCCCGTCCCCGCAGACCCGGCGCGCGGGTTGCTGGTCGACAACGCCGACGAGGCGGCGACCGCCGCGGGCTTCGCGGCACTCACGGGCGGGCAGCGCGAGCACGCCGCCTGGCAGGACTTCTACGGTCGCGTGCAGGCCATGGCCGAGAAGGTCTTCCCCACGGTCCTGGAGCCGCTGCGCACCGAGGAGGACCTCGCCGCCCTCGTGGGTGACGACGAGCTCTGGGAGGCAATCGTGCGCCGGCCGCTCGGGGAGGTGCTCGAGGAGCGCTTCGCCGACGACACCGTGCGCGGCGTCGTCGCGACCGACGCCCTCATCGGCACGTTCGCCGACCTGCGCGGCGCGGACCTGCGCCAGAACGTCTGCTTCCTCTACCACCTCATCGGCGGCGGCACGGGGGACTGGGACGTGCCGGTCGGCGGCATGGGTGCCGTGACCGACGGGCTCGCGCGCGCCGCCACGGCCGCGGGCGCCGACATCCGCACCGGGGCGCGGGTGCTCGCCGTGGACCCCGACGGCACCGTGGAGTGGGACGGCGGCTCGGCCCGCGCCTCGACCGTGCACGCCGCCTGCGCGCCGGCGGTCCTCAACGACCTGCTCGCCGCCGCCGGCGCCGACCCGGTCGAGACCGAGGCACAGCCCGAGGGTGCCCAGCTCAAGGTCAACATGCTGCTCTCGCGGCTGCCGCGGCTGCGCGACGAGGCCGTCGACCCACGCGCCGCCTTCGCCGGGACGTTCCACGTCAACGAGGGCTACGCCCAGCTCCAGGAGGCGTATGCCGCGGCCGAGGCCGGGCGGGTGCCGCAGGTCCCGCCCTGCGAGATCTACTGCCACAGCCTGTCGGACCGCTCGATCCTCGGCCCGGGGCTCGCCGCGACCGATGCGCAGACGCTCACGCTCTTCGGCCTGCACCTGCCGGCGCGGCTGTTCCGCGGGACCCGGGAGGAGCACGACCAGGTCAAGGACCTCGCCCTGGCCCGCACCCTCGAGTCGCTCAACTCCGTGCTCGCCGAGCCGGTCCAGGACGTGCTGCTGCGCGACGACGACGGCGCCTACTGCCTCGAGGCGCGGACCCCCGTCGAGCTCGAGGCCGACCTCGGCCTGCCCGGCGGCAACATCTTCCACCGGTCCCTGCAGTGGCCCTGGGCCGAGCGGCCCGAGGAGGTCGGCACGTGGGGCGTCGAGACCCGGCACGAGCGGGTGCGCCTCGCCGGTGCCGGCGCGCGCCGCGGTGGCGGCGTCAGCGGCATACCGGGCCACAACGCGGCCCGGTCGGTGCTCGAGGCCTGA